Proteins encoded within one genomic window of Bacillus thermozeamaize:
- a CDS encoding acyl-CoA dehydrogenase produces the protein MDFALNSEQEMFQQTMRQYLESKGGTGLARQYMEGQREVLRQLWTGMAELGFMGVNVPEQYGGLGQGPLSLVPILEELGRVVAPGLYPETMALAVPLLEMYGSEEQKQRYLSDIAEGKRMVTLACHEPPAGRFAAGDIQMTAKKEGEDYILNGAKTLVPHGDQADTLIVLARTAQGSAESGLTLFLVDRETAGLSARVLKSFDQTRDWAEVQFHEVRFPQSQRLGPEQAGWVLLQEGLKHLHVALCATMVGGMAQAVEMSTEYAKTRKQFGQPIGRFQAIKHRIVEMKLDLESARSLTYYAAWALENGAPDQEAAIYSARAMINESYIRVAGHNIQNHGGMGFTWEYDCHLYIKRARALENYLGSPSLYREKAAVALGW, from the coding sequence ATGGATTTTGCATTGAATTCGGAACAGGAAATGTTTCAGCAGACGATGCGCCAGTATCTGGAATCCAAAGGCGGGACCGGCCTGGCACGCCAGTACATGGAAGGACAGCGGGAAGTGCTGCGCCAATTGTGGACAGGAATGGCGGAGCTCGGGTTTATGGGCGTGAATGTTCCCGAGCAGTATGGCGGACTCGGACAGGGTCCCTTGTCGCTGGTGCCCATTCTCGAGGAGCTGGGCCGTGTCGTGGCTCCGGGGCTGTATCCGGAAACGATGGCCCTGGCCGTGCCCTTGCTGGAGATGTACGGGTCTGAGGAGCAGAAACAGCGGTATCTTTCCGACATTGCGGAAGGTAAGCGGATGGTTACGCTGGCGTGTCACGAGCCGCCTGCCGGCCGGTTTGCCGCCGGCGACATCCAGATGACGGCAAAAAAAGAGGGGGAAGATTATATCCTCAACGGCGCAAAGACGCTGGTCCCGCATGGCGATCAGGCAGATACCCTGATTGTGCTGGCGAGGACGGCGCAGGGAAGCGCGGAATCCGGCCTGACACTTTTCCTGGTGGACAGGGAGACGGCCGGTTTGTCAGCGCGGGTCCTGAAAAGCTTTGATCAGACGAGGGATTGGGCGGAAGTGCAATTTCATGAGGTGAGATTCCCGCAGTCGCAACGGCTGGGCCCTGAGCAGGCGGGGTGGGTACTCCTGCAGGAAGGATTGAAGCACCTCCATGTGGCGCTCTGTGCGACGATGGTGGGAGGGATGGCGCAGGCGGTGGAGATGTCCACCGAATATGCCAAGACGCGGAAGCAATTTGGGCAGCCCATCGGCCGCTTCCAAGCCATCAAGCACCGGATCGTGGAGATGAAGCTGGACCTTGAGAGCGCCCGTTCGTTGACCTATTACGCGGCATGGGCCCTGGAAAATGGCGCGCCGGATCAAGAGGCGGCCATCTACAGCGCCCGGGCGATGATCAACGAATCCTACATCCGGGTGGCCGGTCACAACATCCAGAACCACGGCGGCATGGGCTTTACATGGGAGTACGACTGCCACCTCTACATCAAGCGGGCGCGTGCGCTTGAGAACTATCTGGGCTCGCCGAGCCTTTACCGGGAAAAAGCGGCCGTGGCGCTCGGTTGGTAA